The following DNA comes from Ardenticatenales bacterium.
AAACCCTGGGCGTGATCATGACCCAACTGAACGAAATGCGTCGTGAGCCGGCCATTGCCGTCACCGTCGAAGATGCCACCGGTCAGTCAGCCGCCAACCTGCTGGATATGGTCATCGTGTCGATGATTCCGGGCATTGCCGTTTTGTTCTCCTTCTTCGTCACCACAGCGGAAATAGAATCCTTCTACGCGGAAAAAAACCAGGGATCGTTCCGCCGTCTGCTGGCCGCGCCCATTTCCCGCTGGTCGCTCATTGCCGGCAAAATGCTGGCCCATATGGTCATCGTTATCCTGCAACTGACCATCATGATCGGCCTGGCTTCCGTCCTGTTTCAAATGCCCGTGGGGCGTTCGCCGCTGGCGTTGTTCCTGATCACGCTGTTGCTGGCGCTGACGGTGACGGCGTTGGGCATGATGCTTACCGCCCTGACGCGCACGGAAAAACAGGCCGATTCGTTGGGCATGATCCTGGTCTTCGTTTTGGGCGGGTTGGGTGGCTGTATTGCCGGCATTCCCGAAATGTTTGTCTTTCGCTCCCCCAGCTTCCTGGGTACACTGGCGCGCCTGACGCCGCAGGGGAACGCGCTGGAGGCATACATGCGCGTGATGGCGGAGGGCGGAACCGTGACCACCGTGCTGCCGCAGTTGGCCATGCTCCTGGGATTTGCCGCACTGTTTTTCCTCATTGCCAGTTGGCGTTTCCGTTTTGAGTAATCGTGGCGCGGAAGCGTGTCAGGTTCCCGCGGCCACAGGCTGAACCGGCCTGCTTCCCCGCCTCGGCGGCGCTTGCCTTTTCTGGCATTACTGTCACCCCAATCCCCAAAACGAGGTACAATAGAAAGCACTGCGTGTTGGCGTGGCAGCCTGCGCGCTTGCTGCATGAGAAATAACCTCAGATTCGGCACGCTCTTCTTATGTCGGAAAGCCTGCCGACAGGAATGAGGTTACAATGTATGCTGGCAGCCTGAGAGTCATTTGCTCGAGTCTGGCGAAGTCCACATAGGGTTTTATCGGCGTTGAGGCTTTGGCCGGATCAAGCCCAATATGTGGGCCGGCTGAAGACGCCACTCCAAAAAC
Coding sequences within:
- a CDS encoding ABC transporter permease — protein: MNWLNNTLAIAGKELQVLAHDRGALALLFLLPLLITGLVGAPQIINWRSNSGEQPAISLRLALYNDDAGPYGAEVVSALQGVDVLQVELAEQTAAVDERVTNRDVDAGVVIPSDFSQQIDAYTPTTVQLIIDPGQTQIAGIFTGILDSVLAEINLVGEIRYGIHTVMEEAGVLVDASPAMQQAVEAQTLGVIMTQLNEMRREPAIAVTVEDATGQSAANLLDMVIVSMIPGIAVLFSFFVTTAEIESFYAEKNQGSFRRLLAAPISRWSLIAGKMLAHMVIVILQLTIMIGLASVLFQMPVGRSPLALFLITLLLALTVTALGMMLTALTRTEKQADSLGMILVFVLGGLGGCIAGIPEMFVFRSPSFLGTLARLTPQGNALEAYMRVMAEGGTVTTVLPQLAMLLGFAALFFLIASWRFRFE